The Candidatus Aminicenantes bacterium genome window below encodes:
- a CDS encoding polymer-forming cytoskeletal protein, translating into MAFNTDRKDDKDSFNPFSSRSQNSESMIGESLTVEGEIHSEEALVIRGKVKGNIHSKQPLVVEESGQVTGDLNGKVITIRGTVKGKVISAQKLLISASGSFCGDISVEKLIIEEGARFKGHVTMDTPAPAQSHKPPSEKTPDKGTDSSKPGH; encoded by the coding sequence ATGGCGTTCAACACGGACAGAAAAGACGACAAGGACAGTTTCAACCCGTTTTCATCCCGTTCACAAAATTCCGAATCCATGATCGGCGAATCTCTAACGGTTGAAGGTGAAATCCACTCGGAAGAAGCGCTTGTGATCAGAGGCAAAGTCAAGGGCAACATTCACAGCAAACAGCCGTTGGTTGTGGAAGAGTCCGGTCAAGTCACGGGTGACCTCAACGGCAAGGTTATCACCATCCGCGGAACCGTTAAAGGCAAAGTGATATCTGCGCAAAAACTGCTTATCAGCGCATCCGGCTCATTTTGTGGAGACATCTCGGTTGAGAAACTGATCATCGAAGAGGGCGCCCGATTTAAAGGTCACGTCACCATGGACACACCCGCCCCGGCACAATCTCATAAACCCCCTTCCGAAAAAACTCCCGACAAGGGCACGGACAGCTCAAAGCCCGGCCATTGA
- a CDS encoding uracil-DNA glycosylase: MNRTGLAEWLHFFRELGVDSLNLPAIALVGKESVSLESLHQRIHSCTRCSLHQTRRQSVPGEGAPKPLILFVGEGPGEQEDREGRPFVGKAGQLLDRLIQRMGHSRESVFIGNIVKCRPPGNRDPNDSEVEACLPYLYQQIDLLSPRVIVCLGKVAANRLLGNHAAISRMRGRIFSFKGIPVVPTFHPSYILHQRGKESISKAKWEVWADMQEVLKLLKP; this comes from the coding sequence ATGAATAGAACGGGATTGGCGGAATGGTTGCACTTTTTTCGCGAACTCGGGGTGGACAGCCTGAATTTGCCCGCCATCGCCCTTGTGGGCAAAGAATCGGTTTCTTTGGAGTCTCTGCATCAACGGATCCATTCCTGTACCCGTTGTTCCCTGCACCAGACGCGGCGCCAAAGTGTTCCCGGTGAGGGGGCGCCAAAGCCTTTGATCCTGTTTGTCGGTGAGGGCCCCGGCGAACAGGAAGATCGCGAAGGACGGCCCTTTGTGGGCAAAGCCGGCCAACTGCTAGACCGGCTGATTCAACGCATGGGGCATTCCCGCGAATCCGTGTTCATCGGAAATATCGTGAAATGCCGGCCGCCCGGGAACCGGGATCCCAACGACAGTGAAGTGGAAGCTTGTTTGCCCTACCTTTATCAACAGATTGACTTGTTGTCTCCCCGCGTGATTGTATGTTTGGGAAAGGTGGCGGCCAACCGTTTGCTGGGGAACCATGCGGCCATTTCACGGATGCGGGGTCGAATCTTTTCGTTCAAGGGTATTCCCGTTGTTCCCACCTTTCATCCCTCCTACATTCTGCATCAACGCGGAAAAGAGTCCATCTCCAAGGCAAAGTGGGAAGTATGGGCTGATATGCAGGAAGTGTTAAAGCTTCTCAAGCCCTGA
- a CDS encoding STAS domain-containing protein gives MPDAGRFVNSQRFLPCVVDAGFQIGYNPFESQMGPDNQQHIQLPSRLVLEDYSEIQNQLRKLNPGRPVSLDFSRVEQMDSTGAAIISHLTRTRPDIRMHGLSPRLKRMLDVFTGSDAPAPDSGEPATDLPQPNWYDSAKQFLVLMADEFAHIWHYLWRRRGVYPGEIRQQLYHMGYGSYWIVSIITFLVGVTIALTTAKQLNDFGANIFLADVVGFGMIRELVPLMTGIILAGKVGASITAEIASMKVLEEVDALHTMGLNPEKFLMVPRLVAIGLAVPLLVAVANIVGIFGGMLVGKFYSGISFKAFYDEMLTIVELEDLLIGLGKTMVFGWVIVISSGFKGFSVSRGALGVGIATTESVVLSISLIIVLDSIFALLLY, from the coding sequence ATGCCGGACGCCGGGCGTTTTGTCAATTCACAAAGGTTCCTGCCGTGTGTGGTGGACGCTGGGTTTCAAATCGGCTACAATCCATTTGAGTCGCAAATGGGTCCCGATAACCAACAACATATCCAATTGCCAAGCCGGCTGGTTCTGGAAGACTACAGCGAAATCCAGAATCAATTGCGCAAACTGAACCCCGGGCGGCCGGTGTCGCTGGATTTCTCCCGGGTTGAACAGATGGATTCCACCGGTGCGGCCATAATCAGTCACTTGACGCGTACGCGGCCCGACATTCGCATGCATGGACTCTCCCCCCGTCTGAAACGCATGCTGGATGTGTTTACCGGCAGCGATGCTCCCGCTCCCGACTCCGGAGAACCGGCAACCGACCTTCCCCAGCCAAACTGGTACGATTCAGCAAAGCAATTCCTGGTACTCATGGCCGATGAATTTGCTCATATCTGGCATTACCTTTGGCGGCGACGCGGAGTGTACCCCGGTGAGATCCGCCAGCAACTCTACCATATGGGGTATGGCTCCTATTGGATTGTCAGCATCATCACTTTCCTGGTGGGCGTCACCATCGCCCTGACCACGGCCAAGCAACTCAATGATTTCGGGGCGAACATATTTCTGGCGGACGTGGTGGGATTCGGCATGATTCGTGAACTGGTTCCGCTTATGACCGGCATCATTCTGGCCGGAAAAGTAGGCGCGTCCATCACCGCCGAGATCGCCTCCATGAAAGTGCTGGAGGAAGTGGACGCCCTGCACACCATGGGCCTGAACCCTGAGAAATTCCTCATGGTTCCGCGGCTCGTCGCCATCGGCCTGGCGGTTCCCCTCCTTGTCGCCGTGGCGAATATCGTGGGAATTTTCGGCGGCATGCTGGTGGGAAAATTCTATTCCGGAATCTCTTTCAAAGCCTTCTACGACGAGATGCTGACCATTGTGGAACTGGAAGACCTGCTGATCGGTCTGGGCAAAACCATGGTTTTCGGCTGGGTCATCGTGATCAGCAGTGGGTTTAAAGGATTCTCCGTATCCCGCGGCGCGCTGGGGGTGGGAATCGCAACCACGGAATCGGTCGTGTTGTCCATTTCCCTGATTATCGTGCTGGACAGCATATTCGCACTTTTGCTGTATTGA
- a CDS encoding heavy metal-binding domain-containing protein → MIVTTTPSIEGKKIRAYLGLVTGEAIMGANLFKDLFAGIRDLVGGRSAAYERELGRARQVALKELEERAAALGADSIVGVDIDYEVLGQNNGMLMVSVSGTAVKTA, encoded by the coding sequence ATGATTGTTACCACCACTCCCTCCATTGAGGGCAAAAAAATCCGCGCTTACCTTGGCCTGGTTACAGGAGAGGCCATTATGGGAGCCAATCTGTTCAAAGACCTGTTCGCGGGAATCCGCGACCTGGTGGGAGGCCGTTCAGCCGCTTACGAACGGGAACTGGGCCGGGCACGCCAGGTGGCGTTAAAAGAACTCGAGGAGCGCGCCGCCGCCCTGGGAGCGGACTCGATAGTGGGTGTGGATATCGACTACGAAGTGTTGGGCCAGAACAACGGCATGCTGATGGTGTCGGTCAGCGGAACCGCGGTCAAAACCGCATAA
- a CDS encoding ATP-binding cassette domain-containing protein, whose product MRQETIVQTRDLTIGYHGTAVVSHIDLTVKRGRIVVVLGKSGCGKSTLLKTMIGLLPPIAGSVEFDGRPVDFSSEQSLQRLFGRIGVLYQSGALLNSLNLYENIALPITMHHPAISHEIRKEMVTNRLHQVGLAPELARYPAELSGGMRKRAALARAMILDPEIIFCDEPSAGLDPITAAGLDELMLNLKELLGITFVVVTHELRSIERIADDVLVMQQSRIRFNGSFQELKNTSDPFVRAFFLWGNANNKGISP is encoded by the coding sequence ATGAGACAGGAAACCATTGTTCAAACCCGCGACCTGACGATTGGCTACCACGGAACCGCGGTGGTTTCACACATCGACCTAACGGTAAAACGCGGCCGCATCGTTGTCGTGCTGGGAAAAAGCGGTTGCGGCAAATCCACGTTGCTGAAAACCATGATCGGCCTGCTGCCCCCCATAGCCGGTTCAGTTGAATTCGACGGGCGCCCGGTCGATTTCAGCTCAGAACAGTCCCTGCAGCGGCTTTTTGGCCGCATCGGTGTATTATATCAGAGCGGTGCCCTGCTGAATTCCCTCAACCTGTACGAAAACATTGCATTGCCCATCACCATGCATCATCCCGCCATCAGCCACGAGATCCGCAAAGAGATGGTAACCAATCGCTTGCACCAGGTGGGTTTGGCCCCGGAGTTGGCGCGTTATCCCGCCGAACTCAGTGGGGGGATGCGAAAGCGGGCCGCCCTGGCGCGCGCCATGATCCTGGATCCGGAAATCATTTTTTGTGATGAACCGTCAGCCGGCCTTGATCCCATTACCGCCGCCGGCCTGGATGAATTGATGCTCAACCTGAAAGAGTTGCTGGGAATCACTTTCGTGGTCGTCACCCACGAACTGCGATCGATTGAACGCATCGCTGATGATGTGTTGGTGATGCAGCAAAGCAGAATCCGCTTCAACGGGTCTTTTCAAGAGTTGAAAAATACATCTGATCCATTTGTACGGGCGTTCTTTCTCTGGGGCAATGCGAATAACAAGGGAATCTCACCATGA
- a CDS encoding N-acetyltransferase: MPEKGPTPALCVRVNRIDKFNPVPPQELVNIYRHAGWLENHDGRSGDWVPGLIAGSLCCFGAFHEKRLVGFGRAISDSISDAYIQDVVVYDSFRGLGLGRRIVNAILEDLCSRNIGWIGLISAPGTAEFYRGLGFSSLSGHVPMRFTGK, from the coding sequence ATGCCCGAAAAAGGACCGACCCCGGCGCTTTGCGTTCGCGTCAACCGCATTGACAAGTTTAATCCCGTGCCGCCACAGGAACTGGTAAACATCTACCGCCACGCCGGCTGGCTGGAAAACCATGATGGCCGGAGCGGCGATTGGGTTCCCGGCCTTATCGCCGGCAGCCTGTGCTGCTTTGGTGCTTTTCACGAAAAGCGCCTGGTCGGTTTCGGACGCGCCATTTCAGACTCCATATCCGACGCCTACATTCAGGATGTGGTGGTGTACGATTCCTTTCGCGGACTCGGCTTGGGCAGGCGGATTGTGAATGCCATTCTGGAAGACCTTTGCAGCCGCAATATCGGCTGGATCGGGCTGATCTCAGCGCCGGGTACGGCGGAATTTTACCGCGGACTGGGATTCAGCAGCCTGAGTGGGCATGTCCCCATGCGTTTTACCGGGAAATAA
- a CDS encoding ABC transporter ATP-binding protein — protein MNAGLTLKAHIRPYSKRFILALFFMSLVAAFTAMFAFIIQPLMDELFIQGAGGTAAMAQKGHMVRNWIQDLFNVDRRGMTLLLPQLLFVSFLGQAVFQFFSLYFMKTLGLKVVRNIRDNLYRNLMYQSIDFLSKSRTGDLVSRLTNDIEKIKFAVSETLAVYVRESLTMVALLVVIFFHDWFLSLISLMILPVATFFLTLFGRRVKKQGVQSQVAVGRLSNAFTETMTGNKIVKAYNMEEEEIRRFSRLNHEHYRINSRIALVYSMASPVMHTMGGLVAAIIFTLGMQRVVDGIMTPGQFSSFLAALFLMYNPIKRLSQANNDYQQGRAGYERVQEIMNTDSGTQDSAKTKSLDRVNGKVEFRDVSFAYTPNIAVIRNVSFTVQPNEVVALVGASGSGKTTLMNLLMRFYDPDSGRILIDDQDIALITRESLRRHIGLVTQDVFLFNDTIVSNIAYGSGEPCMEEIRRSARIARASDFIEKLPQGYESRVGERGVFLSTGQRQRILIARAIYRQPRIMVFDEATSALDTESEKAIQEAMLEVMEGRTTFVIAHRLSTIIEADMILVIENGRIRESGNHRDLLKRRGLYYSLYNLQFPEMDIIM, from the coding sequence ATGAACGCCGGTTTAACCCTTAAAGCGCATATTCGCCCTTATTCCAAGCGCTTCATACTGGCTTTGTTTTTCATGTCCCTGGTGGCGGCTTTCACCGCCATGTTTGCCTTTATCATTCAACCGCTGATGGACGAGTTGTTTATCCAGGGAGCCGGAGGCACCGCGGCCATGGCCCAGAAGGGCCACATGGTGCGCAATTGGATCCAGGATCTGTTTAACGTGGATCGGCGGGGCATGACGCTGCTATTGCCGCAACTGCTCTTTGTCTCATTTCTCGGTCAGGCTGTTTTTCAGTTTTTTTCCCTGTATTTCATGAAAACCCTGGGTCTAAAGGTTGTTCGCAATATCCGGGACAACCTGTATCGTAACCTCATGTACCAGTCCATCGATTTCCTATCCAAGTCACGCACCGGAGACCTGGTATCTCGCCTGACCAATGACATCGAAAAAATCAAGTTTGCCGTTTCAGAGACCCTCGCGGTCTATGTACGCGAAAGCCTGACCATGGTGGCGCTGCTGGTGGTGATCTTTTTCCACGACTGGTTTCTGTCGTTGATTTCGTTAATGATTTTGCCGGTTGCCACATTCTTCCTGACACTGTTCGGCCGGCGCGTAAAAAAACAGGGTGTCCAGTCTCAGGTGGCGGTCGGCCGCTTGTCCAATGCATTTACCGAAACCATGACGGGAAACAAAATCGTCAAGGCCTACAACATGGAAGAAGAGGAGATCAGGCGCTTTTCCCGTCTCAATCATGAGCATTATCGCATCAACTCCCGCATCGCCCTGGTGTACTCAATGGCATCACCGGTAATGCACACCATGGGAGGTCTGGTAGCTGCCATTATCTTTACGCTGGGCATGCAGCGTGTCGTCGACGGTATCATGACACCCGGGCAGTTTTCGTCTTTCCTGGCCGCGCTTTTCCTGATGTACAACCCCATTAAGCGATTGTCCCAGGCCAACAACGATTATCAACAGGGAAGAGCCGGATATGAACGGGTTCAAGAGATCATGAATACCGACTCCGGCACACAAGACTCAGCCAAAACCAAGAGCCTGGACCGGGTGAACGGCAAAGTGGAATTTCGCGACGTCTCTTTTGCATATACCCCCAACATTGCGGTGATCCGCAATGTCAGTTTCACGGTTCAGCCCAACGAAGTGGTGGCTTTGGTGGGGGCCAGCGGTTCGGGCAAAACCACCTTGATGAATTTGCTGATGCGCTTTTACGATCCAGACAGTGGCAGGATACTGATCGACGATCAAGATATCGCGTTGATTACACGCGAATCCCTGCGAAGGCATATTGGCCTGGTGACTCAGGACGTGTTCCTGTTTAATGATACCATTGTCAGCAATATTGCTTATGGGTCCGGTGAACCCTGTATGGAAGAGATCCGCCGCTCGGCAAGAATCGCCCGCGCTTCTGATTTTATTGAGAAGCTTCCCCAGGGATATGAGAGCCGGGTGGGGGAAAGGGGCGTCTTTTTATCGACGGGACAACGACAGCGCATCCTGATCGCCAGGGCCATTTACCGTCAACCCCGGATAATGGTTTTTGATGAAGCCACTTCCGCTTTGGATACGGAATCTGAGAAGGCCATTCAGGAAGCCATGCTGGAGGTAATGGAAGGCCGCACGACGTTTGTGATCGCGCATCGTCTGTCCACCATTATCGAAGCCGACATGATCCTGGTCATTGAGAACGGGCGTATTCGCGAATCCGGTAATCACCGGGATCTGCTGAAGCGTCGCGGACTCTACTATTCCCTGTATAATTTGCAATTCCCGGAGATGGACATTATAATGTGA
- a CDS encoding tetratricopeptide repeat protein: protein MKKLKAFDKLWRLSCFCWAMAAILFTSWSCTKSQKSAQDWIQQGVEHFKAERYAQAASAYQQAVEKEPENAVTYNLLGMAYRFRYNQTGDPAMREKETAAFRRAVELNPRFVVAIKNLAATSHRDGNHREAAAWARRALELFPRDPEKPLLESWIRQHAENGEAPVSP from the coding sequence ATGAAGAAGTTAAAAGCTTTTGACAAGCTGTGGCGCTTAAGTTGTTTTTGCTGGGCAATGGCGGCCATCCTTTTCACTTCATGGAGTTGCACAAAGTCTCAAAAATCAGCTCAGGATTGGATTCAGCAGGGGGTTGAACACTTCAAGGCCGAAAGATACGCACAGGCGGCAAGCGCTTACCAACAAGCTGTTGAGAAAGAGCCCGAAAATGCGGTGACCTACAATCTCCTGGGCATGGCCTATCGTTTCCGGTACAATCAAACCGGTGATCCAGCCATGCGCGAAAAGGAAACCGCGGCTTTTCGCAGGGCCGTGGAGTTGAATCCCCGGTTTGTTGTCGCCATTAAAAACCTGGCCGCCACCTCTCACCGGGATGGGAATCACAGAGAAGCCGCCGCATGGGCCCGTCGCGCCTTGGAGCTGTTTCCCCGGGATCCGGAAAAGCCCCTGCTCGAGTCCTGGATCCGGCAACACGCTGAAAATGGGGAAGCGCCGGTTTCACCG
- a CDS encoding DUF370 domain-containing protein — MSNRILLHIGFGNSVTRSQVLAIIQPGSSPIKRFVREKRDEGRLIDATMGKKMRALVISRSGPVFLSAISVASLVARMQEGGGEEPTTRPLRPEAGEDIDGS, encoded by the coding sequence ATGTCGAATAGGATTCTGCTGCACATTGGTTTTGGAAACAGTGTGACCCGTAGTCAGGTTTTGGCCATCATTCAACCCGGATCCTCACCGATAAAGCGTTTTGTCCGTGAAAAACGAGATGAAGGCAGGTTGATTGACGCCACCATGGGGAAAAAGATGCGGGCATTGGTGATCAGCCGTTCCGGCCCGGTCTTTTTATCGGCGATTTCGGTGGCTTCACTGGTCGCCCGCATGCAGGAGGGCGGGGGAGAAGAGCCGACAACCAGGCCTTTACGACCTGAAGCAGGGGAAGACATTGATGGCTCTTGA
- a CDS encoding guanylate kinase: protein MALDAKSQSDGQHLLVVSGPSGSGKTTLIRRLMMAVPGLYFSVSHTTRKRRPGETPGVDYHFVNYAEFTAMIKAKAFVEWAAVHGERYGTSWSELRAVEKSDRTMILDVDIQGAEAVRKMMPASISVFIMPPSMQELRRRLMHRESQWTHTMEQRLETARHEMSLHHCFDFIVINDVLDNALDALVHIVNAMELRAQRQLSRVKRILGGQ from the coding sequence ATGGCTCTTGACGCAAAATCCCAATCAGACGGCCAACACCTGCTGGTTGTTTCCGGGCCTTCCGGATCCGGGAAAACAACTTTGATCCGTCGCCTGATGATGGCCGTCCCTGGGTTGTATTTCTCCGTCTCCCATACCACGCGCAAGCGCAGACCCGGGGAAACTCCCGGTGTAGACTATCATTTCGTAAATTATGCAGAGTTTACGGCCATGATTAAAGCCAAAGCGTTTGTGGAATGGGCTGCCGTGCATGGTGAACGTTACGGCACCAGTTGGTCTGAGTTGAGAGCGGTTGAAAAAAGTGACCGCACCATGATTCTGGATGTGGATATACAGGGCGCGGAAGCGGTTCGCAAAATGATGCCCGCCAGCATATCCGTGTTTATCATGCCGCCCTCCATGCAGGAATTGCGACGGCGCCTGATGCACAGGGAGTCACAATGGACCCACACAATGGAACAGCGATTGGAAACCGCCCGGCATGAGATGTCATTGCACCACTGTTTCGATTTCATTGTAATCAACGATGTCCTGGACAACGCGCTGGATGCGCTGGTGCATATTGTAAACGCCATGGAGTTACGAGCGCAAAGACAACTATCACGGGTAAAACGCATTCTTGGAGGGCAGTGA
- a CDS encoding DUF1732 domain-containing protein, with protein MKSMTGFAQGRFDFNEFSFSVSIKSLNHKFLDLNFKGTGITPNSEKLIKEIIKDRVHRGKVDIVFNLFERDPLKWNIQFNEFLLDEILEKMAPFNRRHKFPINLSLDSLMKIPMIFHLDYEFEKISPASLDLIRTSISQVCDDFVVSRAEEGEFIQASILDSLQRVRQYLEEIEAEADQAENLVFSNLQEKIRRFVKEYELDERRIAQEAALSAEKSCIREEIQRLETHTQRLQALVKNPEPWVKGREADFLSQEMLRETHTIASKTASLDIHHMILMVRREIEKIRQQVQNVE; from the coding sequence ATGAAAAGCATGACCGGATTCGCCCAGGGGCGGTTCGATTTTAACGAATTTTCTTTTTCCGTTTCCATAAAATCCCTGAATCACAAGTTCCTGGACCTTAATTTCAAAGGCACCGGTATCACACCGAATTCAGAGAAACTGATCAAGGAGATCATCAAGGACCGGGTTCATCGCGGAAAAGTGGATATCGTTTTCAACCTGTTTGAACGCGATCCCTTAAAGTGGAATATTCAGTTTAATGAATTCCTGTTGGATGAGATCCTGGAGAAGATGGCCCCCTTTAATCGCAGGCACAAATTCCCCATCAACCTTTCCCTGGATTCGTTAATGAAAATCCCCATGATTTTCCACCTGGATTACGAGTTTGAGAAAATCTCTCCCGCCAGCCTGGACCTGATCCGCACTTCCATCAGTCAGGTTTGCGATGATTTCGTGGTTAGTCGCGCGGAAGAAGGCGAATTCATCCAGGCAAGTATTCTCGACTCTTTGCAGCGAGTGCGGCAATACCTGGAAGAAATTGAAGCGGAAGCGGACCAGGCTGAAAACCTGGTGTTCAGCAACCTTCAGGAAAAGATCCGCAGATTTGTTAAGGAGTACGAGTTGGATGAGAGGCGCATTGCCCAGGAAGCCGCCCTTTCGGCGGAAAAGAGCTGCATCCGTGAAGAGATCCAGCGCCTGGAAACCCATACCCAAAGACTGCAGGCCCTGGTAAAGAATCCGGAACCATGGGTAAAGGGGCGCGAAGCGGATTTTCTTTCACAGGAAATGCTGCGAGAAACCCACACCATTGCATCCAAAACCGCTTCGCTGGACATTCATCACATGATCCTGATGGTGCGCCGGGAGATCGAAAAAATCCGTCAGCAGGTACAGAATGTCGAATAG
- a CDS encoding DUF2156 domain-containing protein, whose amino-acid sequence MSPCVLPGNNPMLVDVASFSAFHVSDSFQFHSLLDKFPTDSSHYNFAALFCWQDTYNSCWQINDNHLLLLNGKTQTLLMPLGPELSANDLLRLSQSLRSQALTGTIAMVPPTYIEQHADLEKHFCIRPDRDNADYIYSAHKLAELRGRKLSRKRNQIHQFLSNHPHYVCRELQPEEWPRCRQLAAEWSHKRHDVALHESPEYNALQRAFQNCRELGIRGFGLFVAQKLVAFSIWSRQNRDTATVHFEKFDPAVKGAAQMINRETARHLISWARWINREQDLGIAGLRRAKLSYLPDRLLLGFTAYPRNPASQ is encoded by the coding sequence ATGTCCCCATGCGTTTTACCGGGAAATAACCCCATGCTGGTGGACGTTGCGAGTTTCTCCGCCTTTCATGTTTCAGATAGCTTTCAATTCCATTCACTCCTGGACAAGTTTCCCACCGACAGCTCTCATTATAACTTCGCCGCGCTTTTTTGCTGGCAGGATACATACAACTCTTGCTGGCAAATCAATGACAACCATCTACTGCTCCTGAACGGCAAAACCCAAACCCTGTTGATGCCGTTGGGCCCTGAGTTGTCTGCAAACGATCTCTTACGTCTCTCTCAGAGCCTCCGATCCCAGGCATTAACGGGAACCATCGCAATGGTCCCCCCGACATATATCGAACAACACGCAGATCTGGAAAAGCATTTTTGCATCCGCCCTGACCGGGACAATGCGGACTACATCTATTCCGCGCACAAACTGGCTGAACTCAGGGGTCGCAAATTGTCCCGCAAACGCAACCAGATTCATCAGTTTCTTTCCAACCATCCCCACTATGTCTGCCGTGAACTTCAACCGGAGGAATGGCCCCGCTGCCGCCAACTCGCTGCTGAATGGAGCCACAAAAGACACGATGTCGCTTTGCACGAGTCTCCTGAATACAATGCTTTGCAAAGAGCCTTTCAAAATTGCCGTGAACTCGGTATCCGCGGCTTCGGTTTGTTTGTTGCTCAAAAACTGGTCGCTTTCTCGATCTGGTCGCGCCAGAACCGCGACACGGCCACCGTGCATTTTGAAAAGTTTGACCCTGCAGTGAAAGGCGCGGCACAAATGATCAACCGCGAAACCGCGCGGCACCTGATATCATGGGCTCGATGGATCAATCGTGAACAAGATCTGGGTATTGCCGGTTTGCGCCGGGCCAAGTTGTCGTACCTCCCGGACCGGTTGTTGCTGGGGTTCACGGCATATCCCCGTAATCCAGCGTCTCAATGA
- a CDS encoding MCE family protein — MITKEQKNRLHIFLVVSSLLLIAALGAFIIPLVQHRGDLYSINFTGISVGGLEKSSTVKYQGVRVGNTEEINVNPDDLKSILVTVRIQRQFKIKSDMRAKLMFIGITGLKYIELYGGSNEAPCIAPGGSIPTEPGMGEKAEDIVQNIDEAVKRINVLLSPRNQQNIEEFVEHLNKTATVLSEVFNIRRVNLEELLIQLDSASANLDRSTKELNLFMANLNRALPADRLDRIGRDLEKSLNSLSQRFSANEFGRLIRNTDTGVQRISNAIVELKHEIGMAVEMIHDAFADLRSFTRRLDEDPNILIRKSKRRRSKP; from the coding sequence ATGATCACAAAGGAACAAAAAAACCGCTTGCACATATTTCTGGTTGTTTCCTCGCTGCTTTTGATTGCGGCCCTGGGCGCATTTATCATTCCCCTGGTTCAACACCGTGGAGATCTGTATTCGATAAACTTTACCGGAATTTCCGTAGGCGGACTGGAAAAAAGTTCCACGGTAAAATATCAGGGCGTACGTGTCGGCAACACGGAAGAGATCAACGTCAACCCGGATGACCTCAAATCCATCCTGGTTACCGTGCGCATTCAGCGCCAATTCAAAATCAAGTCCGACATGAGAGCCAAACTCATGTTTATCGGCATTACCGGGCTGAAGTACATTGAACTCTATGGAGGCAGCAACGAAGCCCCCTGTATCGCCCCCGGGGGCAGCATTCCCACTGAACCGGGCATGGGGGAAAAAGCCGAAGACATCGTGCAAAACATTGATGAGGCGGTGAAACGCATCAACGTATTACTCAGTCCCCGCAATCAGCAGAATATCGAGGAATTTGTCGAGCATCTCAACAAAACCGCCACGGTATTGAGCGAAGTGTTTAACATTCGCCGCGTCAACCTCGAGGAATTGCTGATTCAACTGGACAGCGCTTCCGCAAATCTCGATCGTTCCACAAAGGAATTAAACCTTTTCATGGCCAACCTCAACCGCGCCCTGCCCGCGGATCGCCTGGATCGAATCGGCCGGGATTTGGAAAAATCACTTAACAGTCTTTCCCAACGCTTCTCGGCAAATGAATTCGGCCGCTTAATCCGCAATACCGATACCGGAGTTCAACGCATCAGCAACGCCATTGTGGAGTTGAAACACGAAATCGGCATGGCTGTTGAAATGATCCACGATGCCTTTGCCGACCTCAGATCGTTTACGCGCCGGTTGGACGAAGATCCCAATATCCTGATCCGCAAAAGCAAACGCCGGAGGTCCAAACCATGA